One Mus musculus strain C57BL/6J chromosome 2, GRCm38.p6 C57BL/6J genomic window, TTGTGTCTGAGTCCAATAACCCcagttccctctcttctcccctctgccTCGTATTTTTTTCATGATCTGTGATTGTTTTAAATTATCTTACTATTGATAACTTACAAACTCCCTCCTTTATTTTCATCTTTCCATTTAGTAAGTTGGCAAAGAGTGCCATTCCCAGCCACGCATAAACAGAGATTCCAGTCATGTGTTTCTGAATGGGTATTTAAGAACAATTCTGAATTACAACTTAGTCTTAGATAATAGAGAATTTAAAAGGCCTAACTTGCTTGTtcctaaaattacattttaatttgcaGATCAACTATAAAGAAGTGTTAAATACTCTTTATTTGATATCATACATAAACCACAGTAAATGGCTTTCAGTGGTAAAAGGCAGCATTCTTGATGTAGAAAATTCTAATTAAAACTGCACTGTCAAGAAGAGATAGTTGCCTCCTCATGGTTAGCAGGGGCCTGTAAGAGGCTAGTGAACACAAACTGAAACACAGGCGAGTCttcttgtttctgagacagtgATAGAATTTTCCCAGTGTTTAAACATATTCAGATACCCAGTTGTATAAATCTAAGTGTAAAACCATTTAATAGGTTTGAGACGACACCCCCTTATTTATGGAAAGTAAAACATTACTAACTAAGTCCAATATTATCTTGAGAAAGGGAGAGCAGCGGTAGCAAGGATACAACTGGAACTGTTGCTTTTAAAAAAGACCatatccctgagtttgaggccagcctggtctacagagtgagttccaggacagccatagctatacagagaaaccctgtcttgaaaaacaaacaaacaatcaaaaccaaaacaaacaaacaaaaatatcatatCCACTTTACAACAAGTCAGTTTTACTTAAATCAGGACTGTCCGACAAAAACATTGCTAGCAATTCATGATCTGAATTTGGTGTGTGAATTAAATTATGGTATACATTAAAGGCCATGAGTCATTTGTTTTGTAATAAATAAGGCAGTGGAATTACTCATTAGTAGCCATTTAAAGATAAGCTATTAGGTctgccctttctcccttcttaatTCCAGCGAAGATCATTTTTGTTCCAGGGATGTACTTTTTGGGATTCTCCAAATACTCCATCAAGGTATCCTCTCCAGAGGTGATGCCTctgttcttgttggcatctgtgtaAGAGAATCTATCAGGCTGACCTGTGTTCCACCCAAACAGTCTATGGAGATTTGGTCCAGTCTTATGCTCGCCTCACTTTTCCATGGTGTGGCACTGAAAAACTGAAGGTTTTTCAGAACAAAAACCTTCTTGCCCTGTTCAACATCACCCATTTTTAACTCATTCCAGGTGGGTCAACACCTTGAACATTTGGACTCAAAGACAGATGTCccactctctccttttcctcttattttattGATACTTTTTCACTCTTGTAGCCCAGGATACCCTGGAAATCACTTTGAGTTTGGCAGTGCAAGCCATCCTCAAACTCTGTGCCTCAGTCTCTGGAGTGTTGCGATTATGGGTATGCACCACCAAACCTGGCTCTCCAGTCtttctcccttttaaaaaaaattatgtgtgttggtattttgcatgtgtatgtgtctgtggtaATGTACAGTtcatgcaaaagcaaagagcaggAGCCCCtgcaactggaattacagagggttgtgaactaccacgtgggtactgggaatcaaactggtGTGcagttaaccactgagctatttctccagccctcttctttcttccttccttccttccttccttccttccttccttccttccttccttccttccttccttccttccttccttctccctccctccctccctccctccctccctcccttctttctcccttctttcctttctatttctttctatttatttttgtgatgaggcctcactgtgtagtccaggctggcccagagcttgctatgtagccctggctggcccagagcttgctatgtagcccaggctggcctcagactcccagagatctacttgcttatgtttcccaaatgctgggattaagagcaGTCCCACCATACCAGACTTCTAAAACCTCTTACAGTCTATTTACATGAGATATTTTTCCTCATTCTTTATTTCCAACCTATTTGTATCTTTGAGTATGAAGTATATTTTTCATAAACATTGAACTGCtggatattatttttatatcctgTCTGATgtggtttcttgatcagattgtTTTATCCATCCACCTTTAAAGTTATTACTTTGCAGTACTGGGGCTGGAACCCAgaacttcatgcatgctagacatgCTCTACGACAGAGCTACATTCTTGGACCTGTTTATTTATTGACTTCTtaaatctgtttttgttttgttttgttttgttttgttttttgaagacagggctTCTTCTCTACATAACCttagccatcctggaactcactctgtataccaggttggcctcaaactcatccaGAGATCAGCCtaactccagagtgctgggattgaaggcatgcaacACTACCACCAGcgatttcttgaattttttttttttttttttttttttttggtttttcgagacatggtttctctgtatagctctggctgtcctggagctcactttgtagaccaggctggtctcgaactcagaaatccgcctgcctttgcctcccgagtgctgggattaaaggcgtatgccaccacgcctgaccaatttcttgaatttttaaatgatatacTTGCCCCAGATTAATTTCTTCCTCTTGTGGAAATATCTCTGAATTACAAGAAGAAGATATATAAGGAAGAGATCAATAAAGTTGACTAGTGCAATAATGATCATTTAAAACTTTCCCTACTATCAAGCAACGGGCTGGAGATTCTCTAAGAGCTGACCACAGTTGGTAGTGATCACCTGGCATGTACAAACCCTAAAGttagtccccagcaccacagaaaccagCCATGGTAGCACTTGACTGTAAGCTAAACCTAAGACCtttggagggagaggcaggaagacaggagttcaagatcaccctcagCTGCACAGTAAATCTGAGGTCCCATCAAAGAAAACAGTAAAGGAAATGCCAAGAATTACTGAGGAAGTACTTTTAACTTTATGTGAGGCCTGAGACATTCTTCAAAGTACCAAGTTTCTTATCTCATTTCATAGTTAGCCAAGGTCATATTCTTAATATAGTGAGGCAAATTTTCCAATGTTCCTTGTGCTATCACAAGATAGTACGGTCTACATAAACTAAAGATGACTAGGGGTAAATCTCAGTCAGCACTGGTCTTGTCTTTTTCACCAGCGTCTCCTGTGCCTTGGGCCTTGCATGACAGAGTAGACATGTAATATATTTCGTGGAATAAAATGTACTGTTACACaaacttcattctctctctctctctctctctctctctctctctctctctctcacacacacacacacacacacacacacacacacttacacactttgttgagacagagtttctttgtgtagccttggctgtctcagAACTCAACTGTAGActaagctagcctggaactcagagattagcctgcctctgcctcctgagtgttgagattaaaggcattcctaccactgcccagcccagactggccttgaaactatGATCCTTCCGTCTCAATCTCCCAAGTATTAGAACAGTATTGAAACAGATTTCCTCAGTCATCAGACTCTTAGTATTCAAGAGTCTTAGCTGGATGCAGTGGCCCGTGCCTACAATCCAAGTTCTCAGGCGGCAAtggcagaggactgctgggaatTCCAGCGGCCAGAGGAGTAAAAGGTAGCAATTATGAAACATAGGACCATTTTTACTGTTTAAATATAATCTATAAATGTGCAGAAAAAGGAAGCTCAGAGGACCATGCTATCTTGCTGACAGTACAATTCTTGGAGAGTGGGTTCTTTAGGAGGGTAGATAAACTATACTACATATCTCTGAGGTAACTGATattttaataattgttacatcttTAACGTACCTAAGAGGCATACTACAGAGCTTATTGTGATGACACTGTACCTTTCTCATCTGTAACAAGTTCCTGTTCGCTTGTTTTATATTCTGTGGTGGTGGGGATAGAACCTGGGACTCTGTGCAtgctggggggggtgggggggtgcgctaaccactaagccacctccaCATCTCTTTGTTTAATGTTTGTCATATTTAGGGCTGATGTCTAATGCCTGAAATATAGTGGATAGTAAGACAAACATGGTAGTTTAAATGGGAACGGCCCCATGGGTTCCTATGTTTGAATAGttagtctccagttggtggaactgaaTGGGAAGGATTAAgggtagccttgttggaagaatgGTGTCACTGGGGTTGCATTCCCagtactctctctgtctctctgcaaatcaagatgtgagctcacaGCTGCTCTTTCAGCCCTCAGTTGGCACATCACCATCAAAGACTCTAACACTCTGGAGCCTTGAGCCCaattaaagtctttctttttaagcTGTTTTagccatggtgttttgtcacgaTAGTAGAAAATAACACAGCATGTACAAATAACATTACATATGAAAGGTACTTGTCATGTGAACCATTATTCTTACCAAAGAACTCACCCAATAGATGTGAAAGTGGTGAAGAACACAAGTTGTAGAGTCAGACATCCTGAGTCTGAACCCAGGTTCTTCTATTTACCAGGTAAGAAACTTTGGACAAGTCCTTTAAACAACTTTTTGCCCATATTTCACCATAATTCATCTGTCTCAGGAGCTTTGTGACAAAGATTAGGGAAGATTATCTTCATCAAGTGCTAAGCCTTAAGTGCACTTAATAGTATCTACAATAAGAGTTATTATTTGTAATTGCTAGTATAGTTTTGGCAACAAAATCCCTACAAAGTTGATTCCAGGTTGTCCAGGAGTCTTTTAAGATGGGGTGAGCCAACGTATCGTCTCTTCCTCCTACTTCCAACACCATGGTTGGATTCTTGGTCTCTAGCTGGGCATATCTTGACATTTTTGGAGTTTATAGAACCCCTGGAGGTGAGGCCTAGCTGCGGGAGGGAAGAGGCTGTCTGGAGAATAAGGCTTGAGGTTTAACTACTGatgttgtctctgcctcctgatctgCCCTGGTGTGAGCAAGCTCCCCGGCCATAGCTAGGAGCTGTTTTGTCACCAAGCCACCCCTGCCTGATGGACCAGCTCCTCTTAAACTGCAAGCCAATGCAAATCTTTTCTCTCTTATGTCACACCTTGCCAGGGATTCTATCAGGGCGATTAGAAAGCAATTATTACATCAGTTAAACAGAAATCAAGCCAGAGTCAGGGTTAagcaatattctttctttaattccCCATTGCAAATGGAAGCCCCTGAGCtgatacccaccccacccctgtgtgGCTGCCTGGGGACCTTCAAATGCAAGGCCCCTGCCTCAACCTGGTGGAAGGCGAGGATTACCTCTCCCCATAAtggccaattttttaaaaaatcctagtCACTTAAGAAATGGGGCCAGATACAGGAAAAGGGAGCTGGAAGACAAGGCCTAGGTCAGACCAGTCTGAAGGTGTTGGGATAGTGAGACCCTTGAGAAGGGTTTGCAAGCACATCCCTAAGCTCAAGGATAGCATGgctgaaagaggagaggagacagacaaTCTGACTCCTCAAGGTCCTGCCTGCCTGGTCATGGACACTGATGTCATCATTCCCACCAAAGGCCTCCAGTTGGAGAATTTTCCAGTTACTCTGGGATAGGGTTTGCTAAGCATCCCCTTTGGCCCCTAATCTGAGGCATCCATGGGGTCCCCCTGAGACCAAACCTGGGAGAAAGAGGGACTCTGGGAACATGCAAAGGCGGGGAGCAGAGATCCCGCCCAGCCCAATGCTCTACAGGatggtggctccagctgcatccGGGCTCCGAGGGTCCTTCACACCGATGATGAAGGTGTTGGTTCTCCGACTGCCGTGGACCCAGGATAAGACATCTACCTTCTCCACGTGGTGACCCCTGGCTTCCAGGAACTCAATCTCTTCCTCAGTGAACTCACCTGCAAACCATCCCCGCAGCATACATGCGTTAGAGTGCTGACTCAGGGACCTTACTATCAGATCTGAGTAATGGTCTTAGCTGTTTCAACAGCAGGAACTGCATGACTTTGCATAAATTGCTTTACTTCCCTGAGCCTCAGTGTCCTCATGCACAGAGTGGGGGGATTGCAGAGAACTTACTATATAAAGTTGTTTATGTCCATAAAGGGCTTAAAGGAGATAATGCATAGGAAGCACTGAGCTTGGAGCCTTATAATCAGTCAGTGGTAACAATAAGTAGTCattcttggtttgttttgtgtttttgtttttcgagacagggtctctctataagtagccctggctgtcctggaactcactctgtagatcagtttggcctcaaactcacagagatcctcctgcctctgcctcctaagtgctgggattaaaggcatgcaccaccaccgctcaGCCTAAGCAGGCATTCTTAAAATGGCAGGAGGCCTGGGCGCTATTGCTAAGTGGTCATCATTACCCATGAGGATTACTGCATGGCCTACTTAATGCTCACCCAGCCCTGCCTTCTTTTTAGCTCTACACAGGAGCCAAAGGGGCTCTTCTCCCACTCAAAACCCTCCAACAGCTCTGACAGGTCGTAAAATAAAAGTCAACGTCCACCTAAGCCCCTAGGGCCCACCTAAGCCTCTAGGGCCCGCCAGTCCCTTTCTAAAGTCTTCTCCTGAGTTCCTTCTGGTCTCCACTTTGCTTAACTGTTCTGGCCTTACTGgaatcctctctgtctctccagccacactGGCAACCTTACTGTCTCTCCAGGACAGGCCTTTGTACCCAATATTGTTTCAGTTTAGAATGCTTTCCCCTTGATGGTCACACAGTTGGCTCCTTTACGTCATTCCTGTTCTTGGTCAAAGGCACATCTTTGAGACTTTCCCCAACATCTAGAATATCAGTCTCTGTCAGGATTATCctgctttctttcccctttctcttctttttgaaaTGGGAGTcttatgtagccatggctgacctcagactcactatgtccctaggtagccaaagatgaccttgaacttctggtcctcctacctCCACTGTCCAAGGGCAAGCACCACTAGGTCAAGTTTTTATTGTACTTGGGTAGAACCTAGTGCCTCGTTCTGAGCAAGCACCTACCAACTGACTTCATTCCTAGTCATATCCTGCTATTCTATtctgtttgttctgttctgttttgtttgtttgagagagtGTCTCATTGTGGCCTGGAagttctctgtagaccaggctggacatgaactcacagagatgtgcctgcttctacctcttgagtgctgggattaaagacatgcaccagcAAACCCTGCTTTCCCCTACCCCGCCCCCAAATAATTCACTACTGTTTCTATTGATGGACTGTATCTCTCCTTAATTTAAGGTCTTTAAATGTCAGGCTGCCTTATTTGTGATTGCTTCCCGGTGTTTATAGAAGGCCAGTACactgtaaaaattaaatttatatttgtgAGACTGTGGTTGGTTCAGGAAGAAGTGTATCTGTAGATATACAGAGTGATGGAGTGGTGGCATAAAGTCACAAAGGTGCCAGGTAACCTCAGGAAACAGCTGGTCTCCAATGCCATTCTTTCTGGGTCTTTCACAGATTGTCCCTCCTGCCCAGAAAGTCTGCTATCACTACATGCCAAATACCCACTCCTAATTCAAGGCCCATCCAGTCACCACCTCCACTGTGAAGCCATGAGTGTCTTCATCTTCAAAATGAAGCTTTGTTGTTAGGGAAAACTCTGCCTCCTCACCATCAAGCCCTGAGGTCCATGATCCTGTCCCTGCTCTCCTTTCTAATCTCAATGTCTCCTCACCCACCCTGGCCtctttttatttctcaaaaaCATGAAACTGAACTTGCTCCAAGTTCTTGGTACCTGTTCTCTTAGTCTACAAAGCTCTGCCCCAGTTTCGTTGTGGGGGGTGTGCAGGGGGGGGTGGTGCGCGCAGTGCTTTGTCACTCTTCAGATCTCAGCTTCAATGTCACCAAAGAGAAGCTTCCTGCCCCTGTAGGTTCCATTACAGCATCCTGCTCTGATGCTGTGGTcaaaattttctttctctgtcttttatgTCTCTGAGTATTTTTCCTGACTGCCTAGAAGTGTAGTATACCCCCACAGCTGGAATGAtgcttggcacatagtaggtgttcaTCATAGACTGATGAATGGAAGTTTGCCAAAAAGATAGCTGTATCTCATTTTATAAAGGAGAAAACGAAGCCTTGAGGGTTGAGACATGGATTTCCTAACACTAGAAGGTCAGGGAATGCCAAGACAGTTCCAATCCCCAGATCTTACACTGACCCTACCAAAACCTTATCAAGAAGGAAGCTAATGCTGGTCAGGGCAGGAAAACCTTGGGAAGAGCCCTTCTCCATCCATCCCTGTGCCCATCCTATGGGAGCCTGTTCTGCACTCACTGTCAACCTGCAGGAGGTTGGACTGCAGGTCTGGGTGGAGGCGTCCTCGGGCCAGGCTGTCACTCAGGTTCCTGTTCAAGGTCAGGACATTCAGTAGAACCTGTGGGCAGGCAAGGAGCAAAAGCATCAGAGCTGCCCTAGAAACGATGACTCAAGACTCCACAGCTCTCACCCTCTGTCCACAGCTCTCACCCTCCGTCCAAAACTTCTAGTCTTTACAACGCTCACACTGACTGAGTAGATCATCTAAGTCTTGCAACGGCCCTGGAAACAGATGACCTACAGTAGCTGTCCCCACTTTACAGAGGAGGACTCTGAGGGCCAGAGAGAGACCGTGACTCCCTTCCAGAGTTTAAGGAAAAGGGCTAACATTAGACTTCTGTAGTCTAGCCCAGGGCCACCTTCCCTTCTCTTTGGATGAGGTGGGGTTAACAGGATGGTTTAGAGGACAAACTGGGTCGTTTCATCTCAGTGGTTAGGGGCTGGATAGACTCAGGAACTTAACTTCCTACCAAATGCAATAGCTGAATGAACTGAGCCAACTCCTTAACCTCCCTAAGGTTGCTTCCTTACCTGTAAAATCGAAACAATCATCCCGCCCAATGCTGGGGGAGTTAAAGGggctaacatacacacacaaacacacttatcacaaacacatctcacacacatagacacacctcacacacacacacacaccacacatacatacacatcacacacacacagacacccccccagaaacatacatatcacacacaccatacacacacacacacacacatacaccacagtgCCTAGTACTAAGTAAGGACTCTGTGATATTAGTTATTGTGATCCACTTCACAGAGGAGGATACTAAGGCTCAAGAGAGGCTAAGTGATTTCCCAGCATCCCACAGTTGAGGGCTGGCATCACTGAGGCTGAACTCATAGGATTCTAATTCCAGAGTTAGCTCATCACCTGTCCAAACATGAGCCTGCTGTGTGTCAGGAGCTCAAGGTGCTCATGGAACTGTTCTGAGGTATTCTGGAGAGTAGCAGGAGACCCTACAGAGGGCTGCTGGTCTATGCAGATATAGAGCAGGGGATGATGGGATTTGAGACTTATAGGCCTGGCACAATGCAGTACAGACTGTGATTGCTGTAAAGGCATGGGATACAATATGTGGGACATGGCAGACCAGGTCACAGCACAGCTCCTGACTACAAAAGATCCATAATGGAGTAGCTCTCACCTGGGTCAGGCCACTGAGGCCTCGAGCAGCTCCATTGGCCCCCAGAGCGAGGTAGGTCCCACAGAGCCCTTCTGCTGGTCGGACTACAGTgggcagaaggaaagagaggggccGCTTCCCTGGCTGTACCGAGTTCTCCTGTTGCCAGAGGACAAAGATGGAAAGGGGAATATAGAGTGGAGCAAAGGCAAAGACCCAGCCCACCTCCTTTCCCACTTCCTTTCTCCTACATGGTCCCCAAGTTCAACTCCTGGGAGATGGGCCTCTTTCTGGCAACAGTGTGCTGTCTGTGGAAGAGAAAGGGTTCCAGGAAGACTATCgggaaaagcaagagagaagTGGGACCACTGAGCTTCAATGCTGGTATGCATTGCAGGAGACAAGACTGAACCAAGAAAAATGGCAATGGGAACAGCAGAATTCCCATCGGACCATCTCTGTGTCTTTGCCATATAGGAAGCTTGCAGGGGCAGAAGTGCTGGCTCCAAGCAGACAGTACTACCTTGGTTCCTCTTGGCATCCTATCGAAGATCTGAACACCATTAGCCCAGCATTATGTAATCCTAGCTCTCTAGTGCCAGAAGCAGCCCAAGCACTAAATGGGGGTCAGTGGTCTCACTGTCCAAAGAGGAGGCAAGACTTTCCCTAGTCACACTGAAGGGCTTGGGAATGAAGTGAACATCTCATTTCCTTAACACAGAGGTTCTTAAAGGaaacagggagggagaaagatCCGCGGTGCTGTGTGTCCTTTCTAGCCTCAAGGTCCCCAGGAGAATGGGAAGCATGACCCTACCAGGCTGGGTGCAGAGTGGTTGGCTGTCCTGTTGGGCCAGGAGAAGTCTAGCATCTGGCTGTTGAGAAGGATCCCGGAGGGAGTGAGGAGGCCACTTCCAAAAGGCCGGTTCAGGGAGCTGGGGGTAGAAGTGAGGCTGAGCCCTGTGGGTGCCTTCACCCCCACCCAGCCCCAACTTCCATTCTGCTTGGAATGATTTACTCTTGCTGGGTCTAAGCCTGAGCTGGCGTACCTGACCATGGCTACGATGAAGTCATCAGGGCCCATGACCAGCACCTGGGCAGCAGTGGGAGCCCCGTCCAGCTCATAGACAGGCAGGAGTGGGGCAGGGGCTGCCTGAGAGTCACTGATGTGGCCCCGGAAGTTGGCGGCCTCCACCTTGCTGAAAAGGGAGTGGTAAAGAAAGGAATACACGAGGAGCTTTCATTACACCCCACCTATCTGTGGTGGTTGTGTGACTGCTAGGTCACAGCTGCCTTCTTCGTCAGAGTATTAAGCCTACAGAAGGTGAGCGCAACTGCTAACATGTATGGAACACCCAGAAAATAACCATTGAACTGAACCAATTTATTTAGgcgttattcagaattgagagccagccttttattttacttaatgttACAGTTATTTGGCTCTATTCCTCTCTATGAAAATGCCTGGGCCCAGGGGATGCGCTGAAGGTATTTGTTTAGATTAAACAAACTTGATTGATTTGGACTCATGCTTGTAGTTTGGAACTAACGTTCATTAAGAATTTAGTGCGAtggggcctgtgagatggctctgcTGGTAAGATGTGCTTTCTGtgcaagtctgacaacctgagttcaatctccagaacccacataaaggaaatgggggtggggaggggggcagaacCAGCTCcatgaagctgtcctctgacctctatgcacatgacacacaccatcatcaccatcaaaggataaataaaataaaaatctaaaaagcaCTTAGTGAGAAACCAGAGTGTTGATACACAGTTGTAATCTTGACACTTAGGAGGTAGAAGTGGAAGATTTTTAAGTGCTAGGTCAGAACTAGAAtgcatagagttccaggacaggcttggcttggctatatagcaagattctatccccagaggaggaggagatggtcggaggagggggaggaaagcagagcagggagggagagaaaactgcAGTGTTTTAGTTGAGGAAAGACTTTTGTATATGGGGATCTTTATCCGTTattagtttgttttgcttttggttttgtttttctgtttgcaaGGCAAAGAACATATGGTAAGCCCTCTATAGCTATTTCCTGGCTGAGAtagctgcacatgtatgtgtCATGTAAATGCAGGCCTGTTTTAGAGCTTTAAGTCCAGCTGAGGGGTTCTCCATTGTCGGTGCTACTTGCCGTGTGCTGGGTTATTTGTGGAGATCCGGAAATGGTAAGTTAGTGAGGATTACCAAAGACGTTCATTTGGTTTTCAACCGAACAGGCTGGTGACCATGCAGAGTGAGCTCAGGCTCTGGGTGGGGAACGCTGAGCGTCCTTGCTGCTTTGATGCTCACTAGTtcccattgtttttaatttcgcCTTGTTTCGATAAATGATAGTaacttttgcttttctctttctagccctggctggcctggtactcactGCTACTCactatcaggctggccttaaattcaaagatctgcctgctctgcctctaGAAACCTGGGGTCCAGGATGACATGATGTACatatggcagtcagaggacaattgtGGGTGTCTGTCTTCACTGGTCACTTTGTTTGAGACGGACTCTCTGCTGTTTTTTCCACTGCATATACCAGGCTAGCTTCTAGGAATTctatttccatcttcagagatttcTAGAATTACAGACTCCCATGCCAGGTATTTTTATGGGCTCTAGGGATTTTAACTAAGGTCCCCACACTGAGATATCTCCCCTGTCTTTATATTTTCTTAACTGACTGCTACAATTAAATGTATTTCATATATAACATCTCACTTTAGCTCAGGTTGACCCATAACTATGTAGTcccagctgaccttgaacttatggcaatcctcctgcctcatccttctgaatgctggaattactgGCACAAGTCACCAGTATGATGTTTTGAGGAGGTGTATACACATGGAGGAATGGTCAAATCTAGCTAACTAACAACTATGATAGTCCACCGTTATCATTTCTATAGTGAAAATACCCAACTCTTTATCATTCGAAATATAATAGCTTGTCATTAACTAGTCACCACGCTATGCAAGAGGCCTCTTGGGATTATTCCTGCCACCTGCAACTGTGTATCCCTTTCTCCGAAGCCTCTCAAGTTCCATCTTTTTGctttgaaaaagaaattttaacGCACAGAGTGGTGTTTGAGTAACAGTGCAAACTTATGTTAGCTGTATTTTTGGCTTGTGATGTTCTTGGTGCTAGACTGTAAGTCAGGCACAGTAATGGTTAAACAACCCACTCTTACCTTTATGGccaactaataataataaattgcatTTATTGCACATTCACTATACTATGTTCCCAGTGAATGTGCTGAATACCTAAAATGTTATCT contains:
- the Ggt7 gene encoding glutathione hydrolase 7 isoform 3 (isoform 3 is encoded by transcript variant 3) encodes the protein MVKGLHEAHQLYGRLPWSQVLAFAAAVAQDGFNVTHDLAHALAEQLPPNASDRFLDTFLPLGHPPLPGSLLRRPDLAEVLDILGTSGPAAFYNGGNLTLEMVAEAQHAGGVITEEDFSNYSALTEKPVCGVYRGHLVLSPPPPHTGPALISALNILEGFNLTSLVSREQALHWVAETLKIALALASRLGDPVYDSTITESMDDMLSKVEAANFRGHISDSQAAPAPLLPVYELDGAPTAAQVLVMGPDDFIVAMVSSLNRPFGSGLLTPSGILLNSQMLDFSWPNRTANHSAPSLENSVQPGKRPLSFLLPTVVRPAEGLCGTYLALGANGAARGLSGLTQVLLNVLTLNRNLSDSLARGRLHPDLQSNLLQVDSEFTEEEIEFLEARGHHVEKVDVLSWVHGSRRTNTFIIGVKDPRSPDAAGATIL